Within Paeniglutamicibacter psychrophenolicus, the genomic segment AAGACCTCGGCGGTGTTGATCTCGTAGCGCAGGGAATCCAGGAACTCGTTCGAGTCGGAAGTTTCCTTCTGCCAGTCCATGAGGCTGCGCAGCCAGTCCATGTCCTGTTCCTCGGCCGAGCGGGAATCCCCGCCGTTGCCGTGCTTGTACTTGAAGTGCGCCGCCACGCCGTACTCGGCACGCTGGTGCATGTCGTGGGTGCGGATCTGGATCTCCACCGGCTTGCCGCCGGGGCCGATCACGGTGGTGTGCAGCGACTGGTACAGGTTGAACTTCGGCAGCGCGATGTAGTCCTTGAAGCGCCCGGGCAGCGGGGTCCAGCGCGCATGCATCAGCCCCAGCACCGCGTAGCAGTCCTTGACGGTGTCAACGAGCACCCGCACGCCCATCAGGTCGTGGATGTCGTCGAAGTCCTTGCCGCGCACGATCATCTTCTGGTAGATCGAGTAGTAGTGCTTGGGCCGGCCGCTGATGGTGGCCCGCAGGCGTGCGGCGGTGATGTCCTCGGAGATGGCGGAGCGCACCGTGGCCAGGTACTTCTCGCGCTCCGGGGTGCGCTCCCCGACCATCCGCACGATCTCCTCGTACACCTTGGGGTGCAGAGCGGCGAAGGAGAGGTCCTCGAGCTCCCACTTGACGGTGTTCATGCCCAGGCGGTGGGCCAGCGGGGCGAAGATCTCCAGGGTCTCGCGGGCCTTCTTGGCGCTGGACTCCGGGGAGACGTAGCGCCAGGTGCGGGCGTTGTGCAGGCGGTCGGCCAGCTTGATCAGCAGCACCCGGATGTCCTTGGACATCGCGATGACCATCTTGCGCACGGTCTCGGCCTGCGCCGCCTCCCCGAACTGGACCTTGTCCAGCTTGGTGACCCCGTCGACCAGCTTCGCGATCTCGCTCCCGAACTCGGCGGTGAGCTGTTCCAGGGAGTAGTCGGTGTCCTCGACGGTGTCGTGCAGCAGCGCGGCGGCAAGGATCGCCCCGGTCATGCCCATCTCGGCCAGGATCGTGGCAACCGCCACGGGGTGGGTGATGTACGGGTCGCCGCTCTTGCGTTTCTGGCCCTCGTGGTGGTGCTCGGCGACCGCGTACGCGCGGGCCAGCAGGTCGATGTCGGCCTTGGGGTTCTGCGCGCGCACGGTGCGCAGCAGCGGTTCCAGGGTCGGGGGCTGGGCGGTGGAGCCGCGTCCGGCCAGGCGGACCAGGCGGGAGATGGTCCCGCGCTTGGGTGCGGGATTCGGGGCCCCGGGCATCATGACACCGTGGTTCTCTGCCATCGGGTGCCTCCTATCGATCGGGATCCGTCGCGTGGGCGCGTGGCGCGCCGTATGGGGTGGCCGTGGAGTGCGGCACCTGCCCCGAGGGGACCGGGCACCGTAAGGGACTTTGACCACGCCCAAGTTCCTCTTGCTAGGTTATAGCACTTCGTGCCCAAAGGCGGACGGCGGGGACCCGGAGTTAACCTCCGGGTCCCCGCCGTCCGCCGTGCCCGCAAAAACCCCGGGCTTCGGCGCGTGCCTAGGCGTTGGCCAGGCGGTGCGCCGCGGTCTTCTTGTTGTGCTTCTCGATCTCCGCTTCGCCGTCACGCAGCAGCGAGTACAGCGGGGCCTGGACGAACAGCGTCGAGAGCGCCGAGACGATGATGCCGATGAACAATGCCAGCGACAGGTCCTTGAGTGTTCCGGCACCCAGCAGGTAGGAGCCGATGAACAGGATCGAGGCCACCGGAAGCACCGCCACCACCGAGGTGTTGATCGAACGCACCAGCGTCTGGTTGATGCCCAGGTTGACCAGTTCCTCGAAGTTGCGCTTGTTCTGGTCCTGGAACCCGGCGGTGTTCTCGCGCACCTTGTCGAAGACCACCACGGTGTCGTACAGCGAGTAGCTCAGGATGGTGAGGAACCCGATGATCGCCGAGGGGGTGACCTCGAAGCCGGACAGCGCATAGATCCCGGCGGTGACGATCACGACCTGCAGCAGGCCGATGATTGCCGCCAGCGACATCTTCCAGGTGCGGAAGTACGCGGCCATCAGCAGCGAGACCAGCACCACGAACACGACCAGGCCGATCAGTGCCTGCTTGGAGACGTCGGCACCCCAGGTCGGTCCGACGAAGGTCGAGGTGACCTCGGATTTGGTCACCCCGTACGCGGTGGCCAGCGCCTCGGCGACCGACAGCGTCTGGTCGTCGGTCAGCTTGTCGGTCTGCACGCGCATGGTGTTCGGCGCGATGTTGGTGACCCGCGGGTGGTGGTCGGGTGCGATCGCCACCACGGCCTTCTCGCCGGTGGGGACATCGACGTGTTCGACCTTGGAAATGGTGAATTCGGATCCGCCGCGGAACTCGATGCCGAGGTTGAACCCGCCCTTGACGACGGGGACCAGGATGGCGAGCAGGACCAGGACCGCGGAGATGGACAGCCACAGCTTGCGCTTGCCCGTGAACGGGTAGGACCGCTTGCCGGTGTAGAGCTCATTGCCCCAGGTTGCGAGACTAGCCATTTGATGAATCCTTATCCACGCGTACGTCCGACTTGGTGGGCGCCGCGGAGGTGGCCGCGGCCTTGCGTCGCTCGGCGATGGTCTGCCGGCGTTCGGCCTCGCTGGCCGCCTTGGCGTTCTTCTTGCCGCGGGCGGCTTCCGCCTCGGTGCTGAAGCTGCGGATCTTGCCCGCGCCCTGGTACAGCGGCACCGCGCCGAGCAGCGAGGGATCGAGCCCGGAGAACCGGTGCCCCTCGCCGAAGAACCGGGTCTTGCCCAGCAGCTGCAGGGTCGGGTGGGTGAGCAGGAAGACCACGACGATGTCGACCACCGCGGTCAGGCCCAGCGTGAAGGCGAAGCCCCGCACGTTGCCCACGGCCACGATGTACAGCACGATGGCGGCCAGGATGTTCACGGCCTTGGAGGCCAGAATGGTGCGCTTGGCGCGCTTCCAGCCGATCTCCACGGCCGAGGGCAGCGGGCGCCCGTCGCGCAATTCGTCGCGGATGCGTTCGAAGTAAACAATGAACGAGTCGGCGATCAAGCCGATGGACACAATCAGGCCCGCAACACCTGCCAGCGAAAGCCGGTAGTTCATCGACCAGCCCAGCAGCACCAGCGCGAGGTACGTCAGCACGCCGGAAACCAGCAGCGAGACGATGGTGACCAGGCCCAGCAGGCGGTACTGGAAGATCGAGTAGATCGCCACCAGCCCCATGCCGATGAGCCCGGCGATCAATCCGCTGCGCAGCTGGTCCGAACCCAGGGTTGCGGAAATCTGCTGCTCCGACTGGATCTCGAAGCTAATCGGCAATGCGCCGAACTTCAGCTGGTCCGCCAGGGCCTTGGCCGATTGCTCGGTGAAGCTGCCGGTGATTTCGGCGCGACCGTCGGCGATCACCGCGTTGGACCGCGGTGCGGAGATCACGGTGCCGTCAAGCACGATCGCGAACTGGTTCTGCGAACCTTGCATGGGGGTGATTCGCTTGGTGACCTCGGCGAACTTCGTCTTGCCGTCGGCGTTGAATTCCAGGGTCACGCCCCACTGCCCGGTGACCGCGCCCTGCTGGCCGCGGGACATGCCGAAGGAGGCATCGGTGATGTCGGAACCCGGAACCTCGACCGGGCCCAGGATGTATTTAGCGCCCGTATCCGGTTCGCAGGAGATCATCGGCTTGGCCGGGTCGTGCACTTCTTCGGCACCCTGTCCGAGTTCCGTCGGGCAGTCGTAGGCCTCGAACTTCTGGTACAGGGCCGCGTCGATCCAGTTCATGTCCGAGGCGTTCTCGGGCTTGGCGCTCGGCTTGGGCAGATCCGCCTTGGCCAGTCGCTGGTCCTTGGGAACGGCCGTGTACGGGCCGGCCAGGATGACCGGGCGGAACTCCATGTTCGCCGAGGCCTGGATCAGTTCGCGGGTGCGGGTATCGGGGATGCCGGGCATGGAGACGACGACGTTTCGGCCGGACTGCGTGGTGATCTCGGCTTCCGAGACACCGGTGCCGTCCACGCGCTGGCGAATGATTTCCACGGCCTGGTCCAGCTGCTCCTGCGTTGCCGCAGCACCGCCCGCCACCCGTGGTGCCAAGATCATTTGGGTGCCGCCCTCGAGGTCGAGGGCAAGCTTGGGGGCAAAAGCTGCTTTCCCGCTCAGCACGCCGGTAATCAGGATGGCGGCCGAAATGAGGAAGATAACGCCGAGCCACAGCAGGGATTTGCGCGCCTGCTTGATCGGACCAGTAGATGACATCGTGAGGCTTTCTGGTTGTTCCATCGCCCCTGGGGGATGGAGATTCCGCGGAAAACCCGGAGCCTGCCTGCAACCCGCCCCTGCGGGGTGGGGGTTGGGGCTGCTCCGGGCCGCATGGTGAAGGTCAATCGAAAGCCGGATCGCTCACCGGCGGGTCTGTGTGGCCCGCGGAAATCCGGCTGCCGTTCACTGCTGGGTTGGTGTGCCCGAAGGCGCCAAGCGGACTAGGCCTTGGGGCCGTTGTCCTCGTTGTTCAGGCGGCGCAAGGTCTCTTCGGGGGTTTCGTTTTCCGATCCCGAGGCCTCTTCGGCACTCTCGACCGAGGCCGAGGTCAGCGACGAGGCGTCGTCGGGGACCTGAACCGGTGCGTCGGCCTCTTCCGGGGCCACGACCTTGGCAACGACCTGGGAGTGGACGGTGACGAAGCTGCCCGGGGAAACCTCCAGGACGATCTTGTTTTCGTCGGTGTCGATGCTCGCAATGGTGCCAAAGAGACCGAACTGGGTCATCACCTCGGCGCCGACGGCAAGGTTGGAGCGGATCTGCTCCTGGGCCTTGGCGGCCTTCTTGCGGCCACGCATCATCATGAAGATCAGCAGGCCGAAGGCGGCGAGCATGATCAACATGGTCGGGTCGAATGGGGCCTTTTCGCCGGTAGCGGCTTGGGCCAAAACGTATTCGGTCACGTGTGGATACCTGTTCCTAAGTCATTGTCAACGGCGCGCACAATCGCAATCGCGCAGCCGGTGGGCCTATCCATACTATAGGGAGATCCTGCCCAAACCCCGACCACAACGCAGTTTTGGCCTGCGAATGTCCTTGGAATGTTCCGGCGTGCCGCCAGGGCGGGTGCCCGCCCGGCTATTCCGCTTCTTCGTCGTCAAGCCCAAGACCGGACCGACCCGCAAAGATGGCATCGGCCGGCATGCGAAGCCCCAGGTGGTTCCAGGCCTCCGCGGTGGCGATCCGGCCGCGCGGGGTGCGTCCCAGCAGGCCCTCGCGGACCAGGAACGGTTCGGCGACGGTCTCCACGGTCTCGGGTTCCTCCCCCACGGCAATGGCCAGGGTGGACAGGCCCACCGGTCCCCCGCCGAACTTGGTGCACAGTGCGTGCAGCACAGCGCGGTCCAGCCGGTCCAGTCCGCGGACGTCGACCTCGTACATGTCCAGGGCCGCGGAGGCTGCACGCGCGTCGATGCTTTCAAGGCGGTTCACCAGTGCCCAGTCGCGCACGCGGCGCAGCAGCCGGTTGGCGATGCGGGGGGTGCCGCGCGAACGCGAGGCGATTTCGCTGAAGGCCGCGGAGTTGACCTTCAGGGAGAGCATCATGGCCGAACGGCGCAGCACCAATTCGAGTTCCTCGACGCTGTAGAACTCCAGGTGCCCGGTGAACCCGAACCTGTCGCGCAGCGGGCCCGGCAGCAGCCCGGCGCGCGTGGTGGCCCCGACCAGGGTGAAGGGGGGAAGTTCCAGCG encodes:
- the secF gene encoding protein translocase subunit SecF → MASLATWGNELYTGKRSYPFTGKRKLWLSISAVLVLLAILVPVVKGGFNLGIEFRGGSEFTISKVEHVDVPTGEKAVVAIAPDHHPRVTNIAPNTMRVQTDKLTDDQTLSVAEALATAYGVTKSEVTSTFVGPTWGADVSKQALIGLVVFVVLVSLLMAAYFRTWKMSLAAIIGLLQVVIVTAGIYALSGFEVTPSAIIGFLTILSYSLYDTVVVFDKVRENTAGFQDQNKRNFEELVNLGINQTLVRSINTSVVAVLPVASILFIGSYLLGAGTLKDLSLALFIGIIVSALSTLFVQAPLYSLLRDGEAEIEKHNKKTAAHRLANA
- the secD gene encoding protein translocase subunit SecD → MSSTGPIKQARKSLLWLGVIFLISAAILITGVLSGKAAFAPKLALDLEGGTQMILAPRVAGGAAATQEQLDQAVEIIRQRVDGTGVSEAEITTQSGRNVVVSMPGIPDTRTRELIQASANMEFRPVILAGPYTAVPKDQRLAKADLPKPSAKPENASDMNWIDAALYQKFEAYDCPTELGQGAEEVHDPAKPMISCEPDTGAKYILGPVEVPGSDITDASFGMSRGQQGAVTGQWGVTLEFNADGKTKFAEVTKRITPMQGSQNQFAIVLDGTVISAPRSNAVIADGRAEITGSFTEQSAKALADQLKFGALPISFEIQSEQQISATLGSDQLRSGLIAGLIGMGLVAIYSIFQYRLLGLVTIVSLLVSGVLTYLALVLLGWSMNYRLSLAGVAGLIVSIGLIADSFIVYFERIRDELRDGRPLPSAVEIGWKRAKRTILASKAVNILAAIVLYIVAVGNVRGFAFTLGLTAVVDIVVVFLLTHPTLQLLGKTRFFGEGHRFSGLDPSLLGAVPLYQGAGKIRSFSTEAEAARGKKNAKAASEAERRQTIAERRKAAATSAAPTKSDVRVDKDSSNG
- a CDS encoding RelA/SpoT family protein; its protein translation is MAENHGVMMPGAPNPAPKRGTISRLVRLAGRGSTAQPPTLEPLLRTVRAQNPKADIDLLARAYAVAEHHHEGQKRKSGDPYITHPVAVATILAEMGMTGAILAAALLHDTVEDTDYSLEQLTAEFGSEIAKLVDGVTKLDKVQFGEAAQAETVRKMVIAMSKDIRVLLIKLADRLHNARTWRYVSPESSAKKARETLEIFAPLAHRLGMNTVKWELEDLSFAALHPKVYEEIVRMVGERTPEREKYLATVRSAISEDITAARLRATISGRPKHYYSIYQKMIVRGKDFDDIHDLMGVRVLVDTVKDCYAVLGLMHARWTPLPGRFKDYIALPKFNLYQSLHTTVIGPGGKPVEIQIRTHDMHQRAEYGVAAHFKYKHGNGGDSRSAEEQDMDWLRSLMDWQKETSDSNEFLDSLRYEINTAEVFVFTPKGQIMSLPVGSTPVDFAYSVHTDVGHRTIGARVNGKLVPLNSELHHGDMVEVFTSKAENAGPSQDWAGFVKSARARNKIRQWFTKERREEAIEKGKEQLTKALRKNNLPLQKLMTHDVLSAVAQELRHHDISALYAAVGDGHTSAQNVIEHLTALVGGENGSVAEVLEETPIYAVPSRAPDSDAGVIVPGAGEVLAKLARCCTPVPPDPIRGFVTRGSGVSVHRTDCVNLKELEQQPDRLVEVQWAPTKSSVFLVEILVEALDRKSLLSDVTRVLSENHVNILAASVSTSRDRVAFSRFAFEMGDPKYLSHVLNSVRRIDGVYDVYRTSGGNRRT
- the yajC gene encoding preprotein translocase subunit YajC, which gives rise to MTEYVLAQAATGEKAPFDPTMLIMLAAFGLLIFMMMRGRKKAAKAQEQIRSNLAVGAEVMTQFGLFGTIASIDTDENKIVLEVSPGSFVTVHSQVVAKVVAPEEADAPVQVPDDASSLTSASVESAEEASGSENETPEETLRRLNNEDNGPKA
- the ruvB gene encoding Holliday junction branch migration DNA helicase RuvB — translated: MTETGELTNAGPEPEERVLEAALRPKNLDDFVGQHRVRQQLSLVLEASKIRERTADHVLLSGPPGLGKTTLSMIIAAEMNAPLRISSGPAIQHAGDLAAILSSLTEGEVLFLDEIHRMSRPAEEMLYMAMEDFRVDIIVGKGAGATAIPLELPPFTLVGATTRAGLLPGPLRDRFGFTGHLEFYSVEELELVLRRSAMMLSLKVNSAAFSEIASRSRGTPRIANRLLRRVRDWALVNRLESIDARAASAALDMYEVDVRGLDRLDRAVLHALCTKFGGGPVGLSTLAIAVGEEPETVETVAEPFLVREGLLGRTPRGRIATAEAWNHLGLRMPADAIFAGRSGLGLDDEEAE